A window of the Phytoactinopolyspora mesophila genome harbors these coding sequences:
- the pssD gene encoding PssD/Cps14F family polysaccharide biosynthesis glycosyltransferase gives MKLLLIASTGGHLAQLVALRDWWQAHERRWVTFRKPDALGALADEDVTWAYHPTTRHIGNAVRNLGLAIVTLLRHRPDVVVSTGAGVALPFFVVARLLRIRTVYLEVFDRIEQPTLTGRLCYPLADAFCLQWEEQRAMYPEGVVVGRTL, from the coding sequence GTGAAGCTACTGCTGATCGCCTCGACCGGCGGGCACCTCGCCCAACTAGTGGCGCTGCGGGATTGGTGGCAGGCCCACGAGCGGCGCTGGGTGACGTTCCGCAAACCGGACGCCCTAGGTGCGCTGGCCGACGAAGACGTCACGTGGGCTTACCATCCGACAACCCGGCACATCGGCAATGCCGTCCGTAACCTCGGATTGGCCATCGTCACGCTGCTTCGGCATCGCCCTGATGTCGTGGTCTCCACCGGCGCCGGAGTGGCACTGCCATTCTTCGTCGTCGCGCGGCTGCTGCGCATCCGCACGGTCTACCTGGAGGTGTTCGACCGCATCGAACAGCCCACCTTGACCGGCCGGCTCTGCTACCCGCTGGCCGATGCGTTCTGCCTGCAGTGGGAGGAACAGCGGGCCATGTACCCAGAGGGAGTCGTCGTGGGACGGACGCTGTGA
- the cysC gene encoding adenylyl-sulfate kinase: MTHSPSPQPPRFTPDAVTLAEVELARLGIGPAEISINVPADIGSKARAAGRLVVTDREGAPAGTLDIHGSTAEATGDDHGTVAVRGTVGTGDADEPRGPHSSLRAHPGKTRFDGWSAIVSHDPPDTYTLRAAGTDRPLLFIVLDGPRERPGPETAVTIRAVLTLREELRDTGQVADVVLVPAPHYGDHRDDALAVAIAESFGADLVRPALRADHAALQEGLDGGGQLPAAEWPAPSLEAWRRWRPPRHERGLVVFFTGLSGSGKSTVARAVVDRLNETTDRTVTLLDGDLVRRNLSAGLGFSRADRDRNVERIGFVAAEIARHGGLVVCAPIAPFAATRARVRQMVSATGDFVLIHVATPVEECERRDRKGLYARARAGELPDFTGISSPYETPRDADLVLDTTHVSVDEARDAVLGLLTEGGWLPPHPT, translated from the coding sequence GTGACCCATTCGCCGTCGCCACAGCCACCCCGTTTCACACCTGACGCTGTGACGCTGGCTGAAGTGGAACTGGCTCGGCTGGGCATCGGCCCGGCCGAGATCTCGATCAACGTGCCGGCAGACATCGGTTCGAAGGCCCGCGCAGCAGGCCGGCTCGTGGTGACCGACCGCGAAGGCGCCCCTGCCGGCACCCTGGACATCCACGGCAGCACAGCCGAGGCCACCGGTGATGACCACGGAACCGTGGCGGTCAGGGGAACGGTGGGCACCGGGGACGCCGACGAGCCACGCGGGCCGCATTCGTCCTTGCGGGCGCATCCCGGCAAGACACGTTTCGACGGCTGGTCGGCGATCGTCAGCCACGACCCCCCGGACACGTATACCCTGCGAGCCGCCGGCACCGATCGCCCGCTGCTGTTCATCGTGCTCGACGGCCCACGGGAACGTCCGGGCCCCGAGACAGCCGTCACCATTCGCGCCGTGCTCACCCTGCGCGAAGAGCTGCGCGACACCGGACAAGTGGCCGACGTCGTCCTGGTTCCCGCACCGCACTACGGCGATCACCGCGACGACGCACTGGCTGTCGCGATAGCCGAATCGTTCGGCGCCGATTTGGTGCGGCCGGCTCTGCGGGCCGATCATGCCGCCTTACAGGAAGGCCTCGACGGCGGCGGCCAGCTACCTGCGGCCGAGTGGCCGGCTCCCAGTCTCGAAGCGTGGCGGCGCTGGCGGCCACCGCGGCATGAACGCGGGCTGGTGGTGTTCTTCACCGGGCTGTCCGGCTCGGGGAAGTCCACTGTCGCCCGGGCCGTCGTCGACCGCCTGAACGAAACCACCGACCGTACGGTCACGTTGCTCGACGGCGATCTGGTCCGTCGCAATCTCTCCGCGGGACTGGGGTTCTCGCGAGCTGACCGGGACCGCAACGTGGAGCGCATCGGCTTCGTGGCGGCCGAGATCGCCCGTCACGGCGGGCTCGTCGTCTGCGCACCGATCGCGCCGTTCGCCGCGACCCGCGCGCGGGTACGGCAGATGGTGTCAGCGACCGGGGACTTCGTCTTGATTCATGTCGCGACGCCGGTCGAAGAATGTGAACGACGGGATCGCAAAGGTCTCTATGCGAGGGCGCGGGCGGGCGAGCTCCCTGACTTCACCGGCATCTCCAGCCCGTACGAGACACCACGCGACGCCGATCTCGTCCTCGACACCACCCACGTGAGCGTCGACGAGGCCCGCGACGCCGTTCTCGGCCTGCTGACCGAAGGCGGCTGGCTCCCTCCCCACCCCACCTAG
- a CDS encoding Wzz/FepE/Etk N-terminal domain-containing protein translates to MRLTEVGETIRRRWRVVVASVLVALMGAAGLSSLWPDEYTATAIVSVSPITPNPFGGTSAPQQLNMNTEQQVVRSTEVATAAAELLGSTRYTPRELTTRVSVTSPSDSQILQIAFTANTGARAAAGANAFAAAYLDSRVAGADELAERLISALEDRINELIEQQDDDASESLTAVAVQQQIIELRQQQSSLVTVALNPGRIIESATAPGSPSSPGLPVTLIGGLVGGLLAGIALALFRDRHDRRITHAARLRDLLGGSLVIDGTVESDRDEPYRHALLELTRLHPRSGTDGPVLVALAGPADGQVYEAATCLVEVAHSHRMRARLIDSDRMDMSAVDAGWPGSADVLSDWASDDLVVLDLTMITSRTRRIALARRCHAIMVAATKRSRRKPVQEFVGQLAVAEREIDLGILLPAERRTSAREFSGPKAGSDGMHARRPVPGDAAERSTGWPATIRPGR, encoded by the coding sequence ATGCGTTTGACAGAGGTGGGCGAAACCATCCGGCGGCGATGGCGGGTAGTCGTCGCCTCAGTTCTGGTTGCCCTCATGGGCGCAGCCGGGCTGAGCTCCCTCTGGCCGGATGAGTACACAGCCACTGCCATCGTCTCGGTCTCCCCCATCACACCCAACCCGTTCGGTGGCACGTCCGCTCCGCAGCAGCTCAATATGAATACCGAGCAACAGGTCGTGCGCTCCACCGAAGTGGCCACGGCGGCCGCGGAACTGCTCGGCAGCACCAGGTACACGCCGCGGGAGCTCACCACCCGGGTGTCGGTGACCTCGCCGTCGGACTCTCAGATCCTGCAGATCGCCTTCACGGCCAACACCGGGGCCAGGGCCGCCGCGGGCGCCAACGCCTTCGCCGCCGCCTACCTCGACTCTCGCGTCGCGGGCGCCGACGAGCTCGCGGAACGCCTCATCAGCGCCCTCGAAGATCGCATCAACGAGCTCATCGAGCAGCAGGACGACGACGCCTCGGAGTCGCTGACCGCCGTTGCCGTCCAGCAGCAGATCATCGAATTACGCCAGCAGCAGAGCAGCCTGGTGACCGTGGCCCTCAATCCCGGCCGGATCATCGAGTCGGCCACCGCTCCCGGTTCGCCGTCTTCGCCCGGGCTGCCGGTGACGCTCATCGGGGGCCTGGTGGGTGGTTTACTGGCGGGCATCGCGCTCGCCCTGTTCCGCGACCGTCACGACCGGCGGATAACACACGCGGCACGGCTGCGAGATCTGCTCGGCGGCAGCTTGGTCATCGACGGAACGGTCGAATCCGATCGCGATGAGCCGTATCGGCACGCACTGCTGGAGCTGACCCGTTTGCATCCCCGGTCCGGCACCGACGGGCCCGTACTGGTCGCGTTGGCCGGCCCGGCCGACGGCCAGGTTTACGAAGCTGCCACCTGCCTGGTCGAAGTCGCACATAGCCACCGGATGCGGGCCCGTTTGATCGATTCCGATCGGATGGACATGTCAGCCGTCGACGCCGGCTGGCCCGGTTCCGCCGATGTGCTGTCGGATTGGGCGAGCGACGACCTCGTCGTCCTCGACCTCACCATGATCACCAGCCGGACGCGCCGGATCGCGCTGGCCCGGCGCTGCCACGCGATCATGGTCGCGGCCACGAAGCGCAGCCGGAGGAAACCCGTCCAAGAGTTCGTCGGTCAGCTCGCCGTCGCCGAGCGGGAGATCGACCTCGGAATCCTGCTTCCCGCCGAACGTCGTACGTCAGCTCGTGAATTCTCCGGGCCGAAAGCGGGCAGCGACGGCATGCACGCCCGGCGCCCCGTACCCGGCGACGCAGCAGAACGTTCCACCGGCTGGCCGGCAACCATCCGCCCCGGGCGCTGA
- a CDS encoding NAD(P)-binding oxidoreductase has product MRVVIAGGHGQIALRLERLLTLQGDEAIGLVRNPDHAADLADVGATAVVLDLEYATAADLASELHSVDAVVFAAGAGPGSGAERKDTVDRAAAALLADAAERARVRRYIMISSMGAGAEPPAGTDDVFAAYLRAKGASEEDLRARTLDWTILRPGRLTNDPGTGLVRLDPSVERGAVPRDDVASVVLGLLHEPRTAGSTLELVSGDTPIVEAIASVA; this is encoded by the coding sequence ATGCGAGTTGTGATTGCCGGTGGACACGGTCAGATAGCGCTGCGGCTCGAACGGCTGCTCACGCTCCAAGGCGACGAAGCGATCGGCCTCGTACGCAACCCAGACCATGCGGCGGACCTGGCCGACGTAGGGGCCACGGCCGTCGTTCTCGACCTCGAGTACGCGACGGCTGCCGATCTCGCCTCCGAGCTGCACAGCGTTGACGCCGTGGTGTTCGCGGCCGGCGCCGGGCCGGGCAGCGGCGCTGAACGCAAGGACACGGTGGATCGCGCCGCAGCCGCGCTGCTGGCGGACGCCGCCGAGCGCGCCCGCGTCCGCCGCTACATCATGATTTCCAGCATGGGAGCCGGCGCCGAACCACCGGCTGGCACCGACGATGTCTTCGCCGCCTATCTGCGCGCCAAGGGGGCAAGCGAGGAAGACCTGCGCGCCCGCACTCTGGACTGGACCATCCTGCGCCCCGGCCGGCTCACCAACGATCCAGGTACCGGGCTGGTCCGGCTCGACCCCTCGGTAGAACGCGGCGCTGTCCCCCGAGACGACGTCGCGAGCGTCGTGCTCGGGCTGCTACACGAGCCGCGAACCGCCGGTTCGACTCTGGAACTGGTCTCCGGCGACACCCCGATCGTCGAGGCCATCGCCTCGGTGGCGTGA
- the mfd gene encoding transcription-repair coupling factor: MSLTGLLHTLLDDDGDAALRSAVSDARAGSVTALDLTAPPSMRPFVAAALADETLGAGRPLLAVTATGREAEDLVEALRCLLPADSVAEYPAWETLPHERLSPRSDTVGRRLAVLRRLVHPAEGDEQIKVVVAPVRSVLQPQVAGLAELRPVRLHVGDDIALDDLVEQLAAAAYTRVDLVERRGEFAVRGGIVDIFPPTEEHPLRVEFWGDTVEEIRHFMVADQRSAGIAEQGLWAPPCRELLLTEAVRQRAAELAVAHPELAEMLDKIASGVAVEGMESLAPVLVDEMELLVDLLPEGTHVLACDPERIRSRAHDLVATSQEFLDASWAAAAGGGTAPIDLGSAAYRTLAEIREYAIKLGLPWWSISSFGLGSETEPPERDGEDLDAALYAVDLGDEIVSSGAVETREIAARPAQAYRGDTARAAADLGAWVGTGGRAVVVTGGHGTAERTVELLGESEVPARLVEDLAARLDPGVVHVTTATLQHGFIADDAAVAVLTEDDLTGQRASEKHAARMPSRRRNQVDPLQLKPGDYIVHDQHGVGRYIEMTSRTVQGAMREYLVVEYAPSKRGQPPDRLYVPTDQLEQVTKYVGGDAPGLDRIGGSDWAKRKGRARKAVKEIAAELIKLYAARQAAPGHTFGPDTPWQRELEDAFPYVETVDQLSTVNEVKADMERSVPMDRVICGDVGYGKTEIAVRAAFKAVQEGKQVGVLVPTTLLVQQHHATFAERYAQFPVNVKALSRFQTDQEAAEIIRGLAEGTVDVVIGTHRLITGDVRFKDLGLLIVDEEQRFGVEHKEKLKHLRANVDVLTMSATPIPRTLEMSITGIRDMSVIATPPEERHPVLTYVGGYDEKQVGAAIRRELMREGQVFFVHNRVDTIEKVTAHLRELVPEARVEAAHGQMGEHALERVIAAFWQREIDVLVCTTIVETGLDISNANTLIVDRAERLGLSQLHQLRGRVGRGRERAYAYFFYPRESPLTEEAHERLATIAQHADLGSGMQVAMKDLEIRGAGNLLGGEQSGHIANVGFDLYVRLVGEAVAEFRGDTDSGPAEVRIDLPVDAHVPHDYVASERLRLEAYRRLSEATDDDAVTAVRAELEDRYGMPPEPVENLLAIARFRAKARRVGLTEVTMQGNYVRFAQIELADWQRVRLQRLYPKSLIKDAVQSILVPRPVPATIGGQPVRGMELLAWVNTVVDEVLAHEPQPA; this comes from the coding sequence ATGTCGCTCACCGGTCTCCTCCATACCTTGCTTGACGACGACGGCGATGCGGCATTGCGCTCAGCTGTCTCCGACGCGCGAGCGGGTTCGGTCACTGCGCTGGATCTCACCGCACCGCCGTCCATGCGTCCGTTCGTGGCCGCCGCGCTGGCTGATGAGACTCTCGGTGCGGGACGCCCGTTGCTGGCCGTGACGGCTACCGGACGGGAGGCAGAGGACCTGGTAGAGGCACTTCGCTGCCTGCTGCCGGCGGACTCCGTAGCCGAATACCCGGCGTGGGAGACGCTGCCGCATGAACGGCTCTCGCCGCGCAGCGACACCGTCGGCCGGCGGCTGGCCGTCCTGCGCCGGTTGGTGCACCCGGCCGAGGGCGACGAGCAGATCAAAGTCGTGGTGGCGCCGGTCCGCAGTGTCCTGCAGCCACAGGTGGCGGGGCTGGCGGAGCTGCGCCCGGTTCGGTTGCACGTCGGCGACGACATCGCGCTGGACGATCTCGTCGAGCAGCTGGCCGCCGCCGCTTACACCAGGGTGGATCTGGTGGAGCGTCGCGGTGAGTTCGCGGTGCGCGGAGGCATCGTGGACATCTTCCCACCCACTGAGGAACACCCGCTGCGGGTGGAGTTCTGGGGTGACACCGTCGAAGAGATCCGTCATTTCATGGTGGCCGATCAGCGCTCCGCCGGCATCGCCGAGCAGGGGTTGTGGGCGCCGCCTTGCCGTGAGCTGCTGCTCACCGAAGCGGTACGGCAGCGGGCCGCGGAGCTGGCGGTAGCCCATCCCGAACTCGCGGAGATGCTCGACAAGATCGCCTCCGGGGTTGCCGTCGAAGGCATGGAGTCGCTCGCGCCGGTGCTGGTGGACGAGATGGAGCTCCTCGTCGATCTGCTTCCGGAGGGCACCCACGTGCTGGCCTGCGACCCCGAGCGCATCCGCTCGCGTGCCCACGACCTCGTGGCCACAAGCCAGGAGTTCCTCGACGCCTCGTGGGCCGCGGCAGCCGGCGGAGGGACCGCTCCGATCGATCTCGGCTCGGCCGCCTACCGCACACTGGCCGAGATCCGGGAGTATGCGATCAAACTCGGGCTGCCGTGGTGGAGCATCAGCTCGTTCGGTCTCGGGAGCGAGACAGAACCGCCCGAGCGTGACGGCGAGGATCTGGATGCTGCGCTGTACGCCGTGGATCTCGGCGACGAGATCGTCTCTTCCGGCGCGGTGGAGACACGTGAGATCGCTGCTCGCCCGGCTCAGGCCTATCGCGGAGACACTGCTCGTGCGGCCGCCGATCTCGGAGCTTGGGTGGGAACGGGCGGGCGGGCCGTCGTCGTCACCGGTGGACACGGCACCGCGGAGCGCACTGTGGAGTTGCTCGGGGAATCCGAGGTGCCGGCCAGGCTGGTCGAGGACCTGGCAGCACGGCTGGACCCGGGCGTCGTTCATGTCACCACAGCCACCTTGCAGCACGGGTTCATCGCCGACGACGCGGCCGTGGCGGTGCTCACCGAGGACGATCTCACCGGCCAGCGGGCGTCGGAGAAGCACGCGGCGCGGATGCCGAGCCGTCGGCGCAACCAGGTCGATCCGCTCCAGCTCAAGCCCGGCGACTACATCGTGCACGACCAACATGGCGTCGGCCGCTACATCGAGATGACCAGCCGCACCGTGCAGGGTGCGATGCGCGAGTATCTCGTCGTCGAGTACGCGCCGAGCAAACGGGGCCAGCCGCCGGACCGGCTCTACGTCCCCACCGACCAGCTGGAACAGGTCACCAAGTACGTCGGCGGCGACGCCCCGGGCCTCGACCGGATCGGCGGCTCGGACTGGGCCAAGCGCAAGGGGCGGGCGCGTAAGGCGGTCAAGGAGATCGCGGCGGAGTTGATCAAACTGTATGCGGCCCGGCAAGCCGCGCCCGGGCACACGTTCGGGCCAGACACGCCGTGGCAGCGTGAACTCGAGGACGCGTTCCCCTACGTCGAGACCGTAGACCAGCTTTCCACCGTCAACGAGGTCAAGGCGGACATGGAGCGTTCCGTGCCGATGGACCGGGTGATCTGCGGCGACGTCGGGTACGGCAAGACCGAGATCGCGGTCCGGGCGGCGTTCAAGGCGGTTCAGGAGGGTAAGCAAGTAGGTGTCCTCGTGCCGACCACGCTGCTGGTTCAGCAGCATCATGCGACCTTCGCCGAGCGCTACGCCCAGTTCCCGGTCAATGTGAAGGCGCTGTCGAGGTTCCAGACGGATCAGGAGGCGGCGGAGATCATCCGCGGGCTTGCCGAGGGCACTGTCGACGTCGTCATCGGCACCCACCGGCTCATCACCGGCGACGTGCGGTTCAAGGACCTCGGGCTGCTGATCGTCGACGAGGAACAGCGCTTCGGTGTGGAACACAAGGAGAAGCTCAAGCACCTGCGCGCCAACGTCGATGTGCTCACCATGTCCGCGACACCTATCCCACGAACACTCGAGATGTCCATCACCGGCATCCGCGACATGTCCGTCATCGCCACCCCGCCGGAGGAGCGGCACCCGGTACTCACTTACGTCGGCGGGTACGACGAGAAACAGGTCGGCGCGGCGATCAGGCGAGAGCTGATGCGTGAAGGCCAGGTGTTCTTCGTCCACAACCGGGTGGACACCATCGAAAAGGTGACCGCCCACCTGCGCGAGCTGGTACCTGAGGCGCGGGTGGAGGCCGCCCACGGCCAGATGGGCGAGCACGCCCTCGAAAGAGTGATCGCTGCGTTCTGGCAGCGCGAGATCGATGTCCTGGTCTGCACCACCATCGTCGAAACCGGACTGGACATCTCCAACGCGAACACCTTGATCGTCGACCGCGCCGAACGGCTCGGCCTGTCCCAGCTGCACCAGTTGCGCGGGCGCGTCGGCCGCGGGCGCGAGCGCGCCTACGCGTACTTCTTCTACCCCCGTGAGTCGCCGCTGACCGAGGAGGCACACGAGCGCCTGGCCACCATCGCCCAGCACGCTGACCTGGGCTCCGGTATGCAGGTGGCGATGAAGGATCTCGAGATCCGCGGCGCCGGCAACTTGCTTGGAGGAGAACAGTCCGGGCACATCGCCAACGTCGGATTCGACCTCTACGTCCGGCTGGTCGGCGAGGCCGTGGCGGAGTTCCGCGGTGACACCGATTCGGGACCGGCCGAGGTGCGGATCGACCTGCCGGTGGATGCACACGTCCCGCATGACTACGTCGCCAGTGAGCGGCTGCGACTCGAGGCGTATCGCAGGTTGTCGGAGGCCACCGACGACGACGCTGTGACCGCCGTGCGTGCGGAGCTGGAGGATCGCTACGGTATGCCGCCTGAGCCGGTGGAGAATCTGCTGGCGATCGCGCGATTCCGGGCGAAGGCGCGCCGGGTGGGGCTGACCGAGGTCACCATGCAGGGCAACTACGTCCGGTTCGCGCAGATCGAGCTGGCGGATTGGCAGCGCGTCCGGCTTCAGCGGCTGTACCCGAAGTCGCTGATCAAGGATGCTGTGCAGAGCATCCTGGTGCCGCGTCCTGTTCCGGCCACCATCGGAGGCCAGCCGGTGCGGGGCATGGAGCTGCTGGCCTGGGTGAACACCGTCGTGGATGAGGTCCTGGCCCACGAGCCTCAACCTGCCTGA
- a CDS encoding glycosyltransferase, with product MNARPTLFVTVGTDHHRFDRLAEWVQGWLENQGDAVRCLYQEGASRAPLGAQALGIVSRDQLLEHMTSSTVVLTQGGPGSILDSRGCGFIPIVVPRLAALDEVVDDHQVAFCRRLAKDDQVILAESEQDLHAALDAAFEKPESVRRPPDPSPAADTAARLAKLVDEVAARRPAFISWRRLRSFR from the coding sequence GTGAACGCCCGGCCGACGCTGTTCGTCACCGTCGGCACCGACCACCACCGGTTCGACCGGCTCGCCGAATGGGTGCAGGGATGGCTGGAGAATCAGGGCGACGCGGTCCGATGCCTTTATCAGGAGGGCGCCTCGCGGGCACCCCTAGGCGCTCAGGCACTCGGAATCGTCAGCCGCGACCAGCTCCTCGAGCACATGACGTCGTCGACGGTGGTCCTCACTCAGGGTGGGCCGGGCTCGATCCTCGACAGCCGCGGTTGCGGTTTCATCCCCATCGTGGTGCCCCGACTGGCCGCGCTGGACGAGGTGGTGGACGACCACCAGGTGGCGTTCTGCCGCCGGCTTGCCAAGGACGATCAGGTGATCCTGGCCGAGTCGGAGCAGGATCTGCACGCCGCCCTGGACGCGGCCTTCGAGAAGCCCGAATCGGTTCGCCGCCCGCCTGATCCGTCACCCGCCGCCGACACCGCGGCGCGGCTCGCCAAGCTCGTGGACGAGGTCGCCGCACGCCGGCCGGCATTCATCTCCTGGCGGAGGCTGCGCTCTTTCCGGTAG
- a CDS encoding ArsR/SmtB family transcription factor: MLQLAFSPQDVALTRLAFSPLWEAVASVRVLQNPAAHTLHLPWVKRVRPLLDDARADLSLFTGLTSPYPQYLPGFLAPTPTTPTPDLATELASLRETDPHDVRQAVASLRNVPAAATLLDDPAAGLRRLSTAIESYWELVLEPWWPRIRNLLEGDVLYRARSIADGGAHGLLDDLDPAIRWREGVLSVAHASVADTRQLAGRGLVLVPSVFVWPRVASKTSPPWQPVLRYPARGIATLWENGTGTPGSLSAVVGRTRATLLTELAAPASTTELAQRTSLSAGGVSQHLSALRAAGLVAGHRVGRTVLYVRTPLGDGLARPGDAMP, from the coding sequence ATGCTCCAACTCGCGTTCTCGCCGCAGGACGTGGCTCTGACCCGTCTGGCGTTCTCGCCTCTATGGGAGGCGGTGGCCAGCGTGCGCGTACTGCAAAATCCCGCCGCGCACACCCTCCATCTGCCGTGGGTAAAACGAGTGCGCCCGCTCTTGGACGACGCCCGTGCCGACCTGTCGTTGTTCACCGGGCTCACATCGCCCTATCCGCAGTACCTACCGGGCTTTCTGGCACCCACACCGACGACGCCCACTCCGGACCTGGCGACCGAGCTTGCCTCGCTCCGGGAAACCGACCCGCATGACGTGCGCCAGGCCGTCGCGTCGCTGCGCAACGTGCCGGCCGCAGCCACCCTCCTCGATGATCCTGCCGCCGGACTCAGGCGGCTCAGCACCGCCATCGAGTCCTATTGGGAGCTCGTGCTGGAGCCCTGGTGGCCAAGGATCCGCAACCTTCTCGAAGGCGACGTGCTGTATCGAGCGCGTTCGATCGCCGACGGCGGCGCACACGGCCTGCTCGACGATCTTGATCCGGCCATCCGCTGGCGGGAGGGCGTTCTCTCGGTCGCCCACGCGTCGGTCGCCGACACCCGTCAGCTCGCGGGACGAGGGCTGGTACTGGTGCCCTCGGTGTTCGTGTGGCCTCGGGTGGCCTCCAAGACCAGCCCGCCGTGGCAGCCGGTGCTGCGATATCCGGCGCGTGGTATCGCCACCTTGTGGGAGAACGGCACGGGCACGCCCGGCTCGTTGTCGGCGGTTGTCGGCCGGACCCGCGCGACGCTGCTCACCGAACTAGCCGCTCCCGCCTCCACCACCGAGCTCGCGCAGCGCACCAGCCTGTCGGCCGGCGGCGTGTCGCAGCATCTGAGCGCGCTTCGGGCTGCCGGCCTCGTGGCCGGGCACCGGGTCGGGCGCACAGTCCTCTACGTCCGCACCCCACTGGGTGACGGCCTCGCCCGGCCCGGCGACGCCATGCCGTAG
- a CDS encoding SDR family NAD(P)-dependent oxidoreductase gives MQRFDGRVALVTGGAHGIGRATAARLASEGASVAIADLDTEAAQKTADELTSADQIMALPCDVTDRESVDAAMAAVVERFGGLDVLVNNVGINGGPQFEDMDEAEWYRQLDPTLYGAVRCIKAALPMLLAARDGASVVSIGSVNGIAAFGNEAYSAAKAGLVNLTENLALRYGRHGVRFNLVAPATIHTRHWHQQFRDDPELLEMLGDLYPLGRIGQPEDIAAAVAYLASDDAAWVTGTVLRVDGGILAGAPSFLAAMRGHAERRNGR, from the coding sequence ATGCAGCGATTCGACGGCAGGGTGGCGCTCGTCACCGGGGGTGCGCACGGGATCGGCCGGGCAACGGCCGCTCGGCTGGCGAGTGAAGGGGCTTCGGTGGCGATCGCCGACCTCGACACCGAAGCCGCTCAGAAAACCGCCGACGAGCTCACCAGCGCAGACCAGATCATGGCGTTACCGTGTGACGTCACCGATCGCGAGTCGGTCGATGCCGCCATGGCAGCGGTGGTCGAACGCTTCGGTGGTCTCGATGTGCTGGTGAACAACGTCGGCATCAACGGCGGTCCCCAGTTCGAGGACATGGACGAAGCCGAGTGGTACCGGCAGCTCGATCCAACCCTGTACGGCGCGGTGCGATGCATCAAAGCGGCGCTTCCGATGCTGCTGGCCGCGCGCGACGGCGCGTCGGTGGTGTCGATCGGATCGGTCAACGGCATCGCCGCCTTCGGTAATGAGGCTTACTCCGCGGCCAAGGCCGGCCTGGTCAACCTGACCGAGAACCTCGCACTGCGATATGGCCGGCACGGCGTGCGGTTCAACCTCGTCGCGCCCGCGACCATTCACACCCGGCACTGGCACCAGCAGTTCCGAGACGATCCCGAACTACTCGAGATGCTCGGCGATCTCTACCCGCTCGGCAGGATCGGGCAGCCGGAGGACATCGCCGCCGCGGTGGCTTACCTGGCCTCCGACGACGCCGCCTGGGTGACCGGCACCGTATTGCGGGTTGACGGCGGGATCCTCGCGGGCGCGCCGTCGTTCCTGGCCGCCATGCGCGGACACGCCGAACGCCGGAACGGCCGCTGA